In one window of Deinococcus sp. KSM4-11 DNA:
- a CDS encoding sugar ABC transporter substrate-binding protein, translating into MKRTLTALTLALGLSAVTSAQAQTTVTFWTWYLSPKFDGYIKDTIAAFEKANPDIKVNWADKQDSMVQDFISSVNLGNAPDVVNLNIDETQKAAQNGFLRAASDLTSAATLKATFYPQSLANFTSGGKVYAYPWYGWLNEGVLLYNPDLFKKAGLTRAPRTTSELIADAKIVKDKTGAYAWVPALKDPNTASFLGYFYAEGLPIYAADGKAAFDSPAHAALLGQFVDLYKGGYVPEDAVRREAFQLATELYAQNRVAMIIGGPQALTRIKDTNPNLYASTVVTGAPLGKANVQTGGSMALVVPTASKNPAAAAKLAAYFTNNANQLAFAKVVPVVPTTVGAQSSTQFKTTSSDPVAKATALVGASGRYINPGYKAPGNSDDLYKNFNDNIEAALLGKKTPQQALTDSVTYWNANMKK; encoded by the coding sequence ATGAAACGTACCCTGACTGCCCTGACCCTCGCCCTCGGCCTCTCCGCCGTGACCTCCGCGCAGGCCCAGACCACCGTGACCTTCTGGACGTGGTACCTCAGCCCCAAGTTCGACGGCTACATCAAGGACACCATCGCCGCGTTCGAGAAGGCCAACCCGGACATCAAGGTCAACTGGGCCGACAAGCAGGACTCGATGGTGCAGGACTTCATCAGCAGCGTGAACCTGGGCAACGCGCCCGACGTGGTGAACCTGAACATCGACGAGACGCAGAAGGCTGCGCAGAACGGCTTCCTGCGCGCCGCGAGCGACCTGACCAGCGCCGCCACCCTGAAGGCGACCTTCTACCCGCAGAGCCTCGCGAACTTCACGTCCGGCGGCAAGGTCTACGCGTACCCGTGGTACGGCTGGCTGAACGAGGGCGTGCTGCTGTACAACCCGGACCTGTTCAAGAAGGCGGGCCTGACCCGCGCGCCCCGCACCACCAGTGAACTGATCGCCGACGCGAAGATCGTGAAGGACAAGACCGGCGCGTACGCCTGGGTGCCCGCCCTGAAAGACCCGAACACCGCGTCGTTCCTGGGCTACTTCTACGCCGAGGGCCTGCCCATCTACGCCGCCGACGGCAAGGCCGCCTTCGACAGCCCCGCCCACGCCGCGCTGCTGGGGCAGTTCGTCGACCTGTACAAGGGCGGGTACGTGCCCGAGGACGCCGTGCGCCGCGAGGCCTTCCAGCTCGCCACCGAACTGTACGCGCAGAACCGCGTGGCCATGATCATCGGCGGCCCGCAGGCCCTGACGCGCATCAAAGACACCAACCCCAACCTGTACGCCAGCACCGTCGTGACCGGCGCGCCTCTGGGCAAGGCGAACGTGCAGACGGGCGGCAGCATGGCCCTGGTCGTGCCCACCGCCAGCAAGAACCCGGCCGCCGCCGCCAAGCTCGCCGCGTACTTCACGAACAACGCCAACCAGCTTGCCTTCGCCAAGGTCGTGCCGGTCGTGCCCACCACAGTGGGCGCGCAGAGCAGCACGCAGTTCAAGACCACCAGCTCCGATCCCGTCGCCAAGGCCACCGCCCTGGTGGGTGCGTCGGGCCGTTACATCAACCCCGGCTACAAGGCGCCGGGCAACAGCGACGACCTGTACAAGAACTTCAACGACAACATCGAGGCCGCGCTGCTCGGCAAGAAGACCCCCCAGCAGGCCCTGACCGACTCGGTCACCTACTGGAACGCGAACATGAAGAAGTAA
- a CDS encoding carbohydrate ABC transporter permease yields the protein MSAATTTGTAVRTRSRVSWRRPLRLALRYLLLIAILIFAIFPFVWTLAIALTDKTAGVSIYAFPQSLFPRRITLHNFVDVFNTFHLGAYLWNSVSITVMTVIGTLVVSALAAYPLARFRFPGRNLIFSAIVATLVLPSETNFIVNTLTLKNLHLLGTHLGVVIPTIAGAFGIFLMRQAFLSIPSALLEAARLDGASELLILTRIMLPLTRPSLAALGIFTLVTTWNAYFWPMVVLSGAPEKVPLSVAVLKLKGQFNYDPFNIAAGSLFMMLPVLIVFLLAQRLFLRGLEGAVK from the coding sequence GTGAGCGCCGCCACGACGACGGGCACAGCCGTCCGGACGCGCTCCCGCGTGAGCTGGCGGCGGCCCCTGCGGCTGGCCCTGCGCTACTTGCTGCTGATCGCCATCCTGATCTTCGCCATCTTCCCGTTCGTGTGGACGCTGGCGATCGCCCTGACGGACAAGACGGCGGGCGTGTCCATCTACGCCTTCCCGCAGAGCCTCTTTCCTCGCCGGATCACGCTGCACAACTTCGTGGACGTGTTCAACACATTCCACCTGGGCGCGTACCTGTGGAACTCGGTGTCCATCACGGTCATGACGGTGATCGGGACGCTGGTCGTGTCGGCGCTCGCGGCATACCCGCTGGCCCGTTTCCGCTTTCCAGGCCGCAACCTGATCTTCTCGGCCATCGTGGCGACCCTGGTGCTGCCCAGCGAAACCAACTTCATCGTGAACACGCTGACGCTGAAGAACCTGCACCTGCTCGGCACGCACCTGGGCGTGGTCATCCCGACGATCGCCGGGGCCTTCGGGATCTTCCTGATGCGGCAGGCGTTCCTGTCGATCCCCTCGGCGCTGCTGGAAGCCGCCCGGCTGGACGGAGCCAGCGAGCTGCTGATCCTGACGCGCATCATGCTGCCCCTGACCCGCCCGAGCCTCGCGGCGCTGGGGATCTTCACGCTGGTCACCACCTGGAACGCGTACTTCTGGCCCATGGTCGTGCTGTCGGGCGCGCCGGAGAAAGTCCCGCTGAGCGTGGCCGTGCTGAAGCTCAAGGGGCAGTTCAACTACGATCCCTTCAACATCGCCGCCGGGTCGTTGTTCATGATGCTGCCGGTACTGATCGTGTTCCTGCTGGCGCAGCGGCTGTTCCTGCGCGGCCTGGAAGGAGCGGTGAAGTGA
- the aguB gene encoding N-carbamoylputrescine amidase, which produces MTRTPGTVKLAVVQMHVTDQLDDNVARAEAHVRDAARQGAQVILLPELFENLYFCQVEREEYFALSHPLDGHPFIGRFQNLARELGVVLPLSYFEAAGQAHYNSLVCLDADGSVLGNYRKTHIPDGPGYEEKYYFAPGDTGFKVWATRFGRVGVGICWDQWYPETARIMMLQGADFLLYPTAIGSEPEGVESPNSHQMWQRAMVGHAVSNSSYVGAANRIGTEVVGGLSQTYYGHSFISDYTGELVAEFGDTEEGPLTHDLNLAEARKFRAGMGFFRDRRPDLYGALLTTDGVTRRG; this is translated from the coding sequence ATGACACGCACTCCTGGAACCGTGAAGCTCGCCGTCGTGCAGATGCACGTGACGGACCAGCTGGACGACAACGTGGCGCGGGCCGAGGCGCACGTGCGGGACGCCGCCCGGCAGGGCGCGCAGGTGATCCTGCTGCCGGAACTGTTCGAGAACCTGTACTTCTGTCAGGTGGAACGCGAGGAGTACTTCGCCTTGAGCCACCCGCTGGACGGCCATCCGTTCATCGGGCGCTTCCAGAATCTGGCCCGCGAGCTGGGCGTGGTGCTGCCGCTGTCGTACTTCGAGGCGGCGGGGCAGGCGCACTACAACTCGCTGGTGTGCCTCGACGCCGACGGCAGCGTGCTCGGCAACTACCGCAAGACGCACATCCCGGACGGCCCCGGCTACGAGGAGAAATACTACTTCGCGCCGGGCGACACCGGCTTCAAGGTGTGGGCCACCCGCTTCGGCCGCGTCGGCGTGGGCATCTGCTGGGATCAGTGGTACCCGGAAACCGCGCGGATCATGATGCTCCAGGGCGCGGACTTCCTGCTGTACCCCACAGCCATCGGCAGCGAGCCGGAGGGCGTGGAATCGCCGAACAGCCACCAGATGTGGCAGCGGGCCATGGTGGGACACGCGGTCAGCAATTCCTCGTATGTGGGCGCGGCGAACCGCATCGGCACGGAGGTCGTGGGTGGGCTGTCGCAGACGTACTACGGGCACTCGTTCATCTCCGACTACACCGGGGAACTGGTGGCCGAGTTCGGTGACACCGAGGAAGGGCCGCTCACGCACGACCTGAACCTCGCGGAGGCCCGGAAGTTCCGCGCGGGCATGGGCTTTTTCCGCGACCGGCGCCCGGACCTGTACGGCGCACTGCTGACCACCGACGGAGTGACCCGGCGCGGCTGA
- a CDS encoding heavy metal-binding domain-containing protein yields the protein MPLSQETTQRLDDSRRDLFTSDLSVSEFLLLEELGYQPLGLAMGTSVYHLGLQQARWRESLELTTLTQAMYNARHLAMNRMIEEAKYLGADGIVGMRLDIGGGNLGLESSLAEFIAVGTAVRLPAGETPQGGTPFTSDLSGQDLYKLHRAGYRPVSLVMGTCVYHVAHQGFLQSLSTLGQNVEMTNYTQAIYHARELAMTRMQAEARQAGATGIVGVQVSEHSRIWDNHVFEFLAVGTGVRRVQGATPALQTTLNLSLDE from the coding sequence ATGCCCCTCAGCCAGGAAACCACGCAACGCCTCGACGACAGCAGACGCGACCTGTTCACCAGCGACCTCAGCGTGTCCGAATTCCTGCTGCTGGAGGAACTCGGCTACCAGCCCCTGGGCCTGGCGATGGGCACCAGCGTGTATCACCTCGGCCTGCAACAGGCCCGCTGGCGCGAGAGCCTCGAACTGACCACCCTGACGCAGGCCATGTACAACGCCCGGCACCTCGCCATGAACCGCATGATCGAGGAAGCGAAGTACCTCGGGGCCGATGGCATCGTGGGCATGCGCCTCGATATCGGCGGCGGGAACCTGGGTCTGGAATCCAGCCTCGCGGAATTCATCGCGGTCGGCACCGCCGTGCGCCTGCCCGCCGGGGAGACGCCCCAGGGCGGCACGCCCTTTACCAGCGACCTGTCCGGCCAGGATCTCTACAAACTGCACCGCGCCGGGTACCGCCCGGTCAGTCTGGTCATGGGTACCTGCGTGTACCACGTGGCGCACCAGGGATTTTTGCAGAGCCTGAGCACGCTGGGCCAGAACGTCGAGATGACGAATTACACCCAGGCGATCTACCACGCCCGCGAACTGGCCATGACGCGCATGCAGGCCGAGGCCCGCCAGGCCGGAGCGACCGGCATCGTGGGCGTGCAGGTCAGCGAACACAGCCGCATCTGGGACAACCACGTGTTCGAATTCCTGGCCGTCGGCACCGGCGTGCGGCGGGTGCAGGGGGCCACCCCCGCGCTCCAGACCACCCTGAACCTCAGCCTGGACGAGTAG
- a CDS encoding carbohydrate ABC transporter permease, with protein sequence MRIPWRQTLMSYTFLAPALILLAVFTFYPLVYGAYLGFTEYTGARFAQGLGPKFTGLDNFRTLAGDPLFHTAIWNSVRYLLVVPVLQLASLAVAVLVNKELPGMTWFRAAYYVPVVTSVSLAAVMFEWVFNREGVLNWVLTSLHLTTPQKAIGWLNSETWAFFAVMLVTFWRGFGYYMVLYLAGLQTIPQELEEAAVLDGASPWQRFWRVTVPLMRPTILLCTLLSTIAALRVLEEVLVLTNGGPLNSTYTALMYVYAKAFQGFDFNYGLASAAGLVIAVVALLISAVNFRLFRTDDAAEGS encoded by the coding sequence ATGCGTATTCCCTGGCGTCAGACGCTGATGTCGTACACCTTCCTGGCCCCGGCGCTGATCCTGCTGGCGGTGTTCACGTTCTATCCGCTGGTGTACGGCGCGTACCTGGGCTTCACGGAGTACACCGGCGCGCGCTTCGCGCAGGGGCTGGGGCCGAAGTTCACGGGGCTGGACAACTTCCGCACGCTGGCGGGCGATCCGTTGTTCCACACGGCCATCTGGAACTCGGTGCGCTACCTGCTGGTGGTGCCGGTGCTGCAACTCGCGTCGCTGGCCGTGGCCGTGCTGGTGAACAAGGAACTGCCGGGCATGACGTGGTTCCGCGCGGCGTACTACGTGCCGGTGGTGACGTCGGTGTCGCTGGCGGCGGTCATGTTCGAGTGGGTGTTCAACCGCGAGGGCGTTCTGAACTGGGTGCTGACGTCGCTGCACCTGACCACGCCGCAGAAGGCCATCGGGTGGCTGAACTCCGAGACGTGGGCGTTCTTCGCGGTGATGTTGGTGACGTTCTGGCGCGGTTTCGGCTACTACATGGTGCTGTACCTGGCGGGCCTCCAGACCATCCCGCAGGAGCTGGAGGAGGCGGCCGTGTTGGACGGCGCCTCGCCCTGGCAGCGGTTCTGGCGAGTGACCGTGCCGCTGATGCGCCCGACCATCCTGCTGTGCACGCTGCTCTCGACCATCGCCGCGCTGCGGGTGCTGGAGGAGGTGCTGGTGCTCACCAACGGCGGGCCGCTGAACAGCACCTACACGGCGCTGATGTACGTGTACGCCAAGGCCTTCCAGGGCTTCGACTTCAACTACGGACTGGCGAGCGCGGCTGGCCTGGTGATCGCGGTGGTGGCGCTGCTGATCTCGGCCGTGAACTTCCGGCTGTTCCGCACGGACGACGCGGCGGAGGGCTCGTGA
- a CDS encoding MurR/RpiR family transcriptional regulator, producing the protein MSQTASRPAPAQGVISRIRLHAHALSPSLQRVAEHVVTHAETVMHQTITELATSVGVGEATITRLCHKLDFAGFHAFKIALASDVAGRESHTPAHPGDLAGQAAQVVKQTCRTLEDTGRLLDPVVMEDVAAALARAPRVDLTGQGNSGLVAQLFAHRLLRIGITATAYTDPHQSAVSISTLPRGGVVIALSSSGSTIDTVQHLRLAQGHGHYTVAITHRASSPITRYAKAVLFTSTQEEPLTDSVLDTLASQTLVLEVLYAALLARRPEAAAMLRVTAESVVEKKY; encoded by the coding sequence ATGAGTCAGACCGCTTCCCGTCCCGCACCGGCCCAGGGCGTCATCAGCCGTATCCGCCTACATGCCCACGCCCTCTCGCCCTCCCTGCAACGCGTCGCCGAGCACGTCGTGACACACGCCGAGACCGTCATGCACCAGACCATCACCGAACTCGCCACCTCGGTCGGGGTGGGCGAGGCGACCATCACGCGGCTGTGCCACAAACTCGACTTCGCGGGCTTCCACGCCTTCAAGATCGCGCTGGCGTCCGACGTCGCCGGCCGGGAATCCCACACTCCTGCCCACCCCGGCGACCTGGCCGGGCAGGCCGCGCAGGTCGTGAAGCAGACCTGCCGCACGCTGGAGGACACCGGCCGCCTCCTCGACCCGGTGGTCATGGAGGACGTGGCCGCCGCGCTGGCCCGCGCGCCGCGCGTAGATCTCACAGGGCAGGGCAACTCCGGCCTGGTCGCGCAGCTCTTCGCGCACCGACTGCTGCGCATCGGGATCACCGCCACCGCGTATACCGATCCGCACCAGTCGGCGGTCAGCATCTCCACCCTGCCGCGCGGCGGCGTGGTCATCGCCCTGTCCAGTTCCGGCAGCACCATCGACACCGTGCAGCACCTGCGGCTCGCACAGGGCCACGGGCATTACACCGTCGCCATCACGCACCGCGCCAGTTCGCCCATCACCCGCTACGCGAAGGCGGTGCTGTTCACGTCCACGCAGGAGGAACCCCTGACCGATTCCGTGCTGGACACGCTCGCGTCGCAGACGCTGGTGCTGGAAGTGCTGTACGCCGCCCTGCTCGCCCGCCGCCCGGAGGCCGCCGCCATGCTGCGCGTGACCGCCGAGAGCGTCGTCGAGAAGAAGTACTGA